AGGGGATCCCAGGTCTATGGCTGGTCGATGCGGCGCACGGGTTGCTGCAGCGCACAAGCGGTGCAAGCGAGGATTAGTGTTTTCCGAGCTGGTGATTGCTCGTGATGCTGGCTTGGACATCACCCCTACAGTTGCTGAGCACGTGTGTGAACGGCTAATCGGCCGTGGGGTAGATTTCCGAAAGGCGCTAACTTTCTTTGGTACGCCTGGCCGTACCGCAGCGCAAAAATCTGGCGTGGTCCAGGAAGACATGGCCAGTATTGAAGCGCAGCTGTCTCCGCAGGTGAGTTTGCTCATATACGAGATGACGGTGATCCGTGAGCGCCACAAGGAAGAGTACGTCGACCGCGTCGAGGCCGCGGTCAAAGAGCTCCAAGGAAATTCAGGAGCCTAATAAATAGATGCGTTAGTTAGCCTAAAACATATATGTTTTAGGCTATAAATGGGCAACCGTCGCGCTAGGGAGGACAGGCTTCACACGATCAGTCTCTTGCGGCGCTGGGCGACAGCTTGTCTGGAGCAGCCTGCGCGGCGTGCAATCTCCGCGTTACTTGTGGTCGGGAGAAGATGATCGAAATCTTCCAGCTTTTGCCCTTGGCGGGGTTCGTAAATATCCACTTTCAATAGCCGTCGCCGGCGGCCAATTTCGTACGCAGTGACGCAGAATATTTTTGCCAGGGCTACGTCCGACATAGTGCCCAAGAGCGGGTCATAGGGTTTGCTGATCGTTTTGTCGTCCGCATATGGTGGGATGCCTTTATTGGCCCGACGGATCTGGACCGCATTAGTAGTCGTGCCCGCCAGGTAGGCCACAATGCGGTCGTAGCATTGG
The window above is part of the Pseudomonas putida genome. Proteins encoded here:
- a CDS encoding AsnC family protein: MPKYSKIEPYDWLLGQCYDRIVAYLAGTTTNAVQIRRANKGIPPYADDKTISKPYDPLLGTMSDVALAKIFCVTAYEIGRRRRLLKVDIYEPRQGQKLEDFDHLLPTTSNAEIARRAGCSRQAVAQRRKRLIV